The following are from one region of the Petrotoga mobilis SJ95 genome:
- the gcvH gene encoding glycine cleavage system protein GcvH codes for MKKYTATHEYVTIEGNIATVGISAKAAEELGDVTYVELPEVGKEVKKGEVLCTIESVKSAEDIYVPLSGKIVEVNNDLEDQPEIINEDAENKGWIVKIEFSDQSEIEDLLDEETPM; via the coding sequence ATGAAGAAATACACAGCTACCCACGAATATGTAACAATAGAAGGAAACATTGCAACTGTTGGGATTTCTGCGAAGGCTGCTGAAGAATTAGGTGATGTAACCTACGTTGAATTACCAGAAGTTGGAAAAGAAGTGAAAAAAGGCGAAGTCCTGTGCACCATAGAATCTGTGAAGTCAGCTGAAGATATTTATGTACCTTTAAGTGGAAAAATCGTTGAAGTCAACAATGATCTTGAAGACCAGCCGGAAATAATAAACGAAGACGCCGAAAATAAAGGATGGATTGTAAAAATTGAATTTTCTGATCAATCAGAGATTGAAGACCTTTTGGATGAAGAAACTCCAATGTAG
- a CDS encoding ECF transporter S component, whose translation MRSKTKRLVTISLLSGISFVLGFTPLGFIPIPPANATTMHIPVIIGAILEGPIAGMVIGLIFGVSSIIQALLRPNILSFAFVNPLVSVLPRILIGLVSYYSYRLVFELFSSNKEKVSKWRDSVSIGVSAALGTFTNTAGVLGMMYLLFADRIATAMGVAREAVGGVVLAIGLTNGIPEIIIAILITVGVIRAVKKAGY comes from the coding sequence ATGAGATCAAAAACCAAACGCTTGGTAACTATATCGTTGTTATCTGGTATTTCTTTTGTTCTAGGATTTACTCCATTGGGATTTATCCCTATTCCTCCAGCGAATGCAACAACTATGCATATTCCAGTTATAATTGGGGCAATATTGGAGGGACCTATTGCAGGAATGGTTATAGGTTTGATATTTGGCGTATCTAGTATAATTCAAGCACTTTTAAGGCCAAACATATTGTCTTTTGCTTTTGTTAATCCTTTAGTTTCTGTTCTACCAAGAATATTGATTGGTTTAGTTTCATATTATTCATACAGGTTAGTATTTGAACTTTTCTCGAGTAATAAAGAAAAAGTTTCAAAATGGAGAGATAGCGTATCTATTGGTGTAAGTGCTGCTTTAGGAACTTTTACTAACACCGCAGGTGTTTTAGGTATGATGTATCTCTTATTTGCCGACAGGATAGCTACCGCTATGGGAGTAGCAAGGGAAGCCGTAGGTGGGGTAGTGTTGGCTATAGGCCTAACAAACGGTATTCCAGAGATCATAATAGCGATTTTAATAACTGTTGGGGTAATCAGAGCGGTAAAAAAGGCAGGCTATTGA
- a CDS encoding S9 family peptidase, translated as MEKLALEDFTKYKFISNTKFSPDGKNLAFVVSEMDVDENKYLSNIWLYNVDNKTINKLTTFNQESSYLWLDNENIIFSTVREEKDKKRKEKGEPFTIYYIINIKGGEAQKYFELPFFASDIEPISKDKFVVTGIYDPKYKNLESLSKEEKEKELDKLKEEKDYEVLDEIPFWSNGRGFTNKKRNRLYIYTLKDKKITPITDELTNVEGFKLNKGKDLMLFISNTFKDKMEIRSDLYLYDLKKESFEKLTHEDPFNYVYADFLKEKIIFLGSNMKEYGINENPKFYLMDLQTKEVKQIQTDFDYSTWSSVGSDCRYGSNSEFKVEDDYLYFETTEYGNSFINRIDEKGKREKLTTQSGSVDGFDVFKDRIIFVGMRDVKLQELYELAGNEERQLTTFNEWIMKEKTLSKPERITFLGKGEIEIEGWVMKPVNFEENKKYPAILDIHGGPKTVYGGDVFFHEMQYWANEGYVVMFCNPRGSDGRGDEFADIRGKYGTIDYEDIMDFVDKVLEKFSFIDENRIGVTGGSYGGYMTNWVIGHTDRFKAAVSQRSIANWISKFGTTDIGYYFVEDQQAATPWSDYEKLWFHSPMKYADNVKTPTLFIHSEEDYRCWLAEGLQMFTSLKYNGVESKLVMFRGENHELSRSGKPKHRVRRLKEITAWFDNYLK; from the coding sequence ACAAGCTCACCACTTTCAATCAAGAAAGTTCTTATCTATGGTTAGACAATGAAAATATCATCTTTTCAACGGTGAGAGAAGAAAAAGATAAAAAGAGAAAGGAAAAAGGAGAACCTTTTACAATTTATTATATAATAAACATCAAAGGAGGAGAGGCTCAAAAATATTTTGAACTTCCGTTCTTTGCATCAGATATCGAACCCATATCTAAAGATAAGTTTGTTGTAACTGGTATTTACGATCCGAAATATAAGAATTTGGAGAGCCTTTCAAAGGAAGAAAAAGAAAAGGAATTGGATAAGCTCAAAGAAGAAAAAGATTACGAAGTTTTAGATGAAATACCTTTCTGGTCGAATGGGAGGGGATTTACCAACAAGAAAAGGAATAGATTATACATTTATACGTTAAAAGATAAAAAAATTACCCCAATAACGGATGAATTGACAAACGTAGAAGGTTTTAAATTGAATAAAGGAAAAGATTTAATGCTTTTTATTTCCAATACTTTTAAAGATAAAATGGAAATAAGATCCGATCTTTATTTATACGACTTAAAGAAAGAAAGTTTTGAAAAATTAACTCACGAAGACCCTTTCAATTACGTATATGCAGACTTTCTCAAGGAGAAAATAATCTTCTTAGGTTCCAACATGAAAGAGTACGGAATCAACGAAAACCCCAAGTTTTATTTGATGGATTTACAAACAAAAGAAGTAAAACAAATTCAAACTGATTTTGATTATAGTACTTGGAGTTCTGTAGGCTCTGATTGTAGATATGGTTCTAATAGTGAATTCAAAGTGGAGGACGATTACCTTTATTTTGAAACCACAGAATATGGAAATTCTTTCATAAATAGAATAGATGAGAAGGGCAAGAGAGAAAAATTGACAACACAAAGCGGATCCGTTGATGGTTTTGATGTATTTAAAGATCGTATCATCTTTGTGGGGATGAGAGATGTTAAACTTCAAGAACTATACGAATTAGCAGGCAATGAAGAGAGACAACTAACTACTTTCAATGAATGGATAATGAAAGAAAAAACTTTATCTAAGCCAGAAAGAATAACCTTTCTCGGTAAAGGTGAAATAGAAATTGAAGGATGGGTTATGAAACCTGTTAATTTTGAAGAGAACAAGAAATACCCCGCAATCTTAGATATTCATGGTGGCCCAAAAACCGTTTATGGTGGAGATGTTTTTTTCCATGAAATGCAGTATTGGGCAAATGAGGGTTATGTTGTTATGTTTTGTAATCCCCGAGGAAGTGATGGAAGAGGGGATGAGTTTGCAGATATCAGAGGAAAGTATGGAACAATAGACTATGAAGACATAATGGACTTTGTTGATAAAGTATTGGAAAAGTTCTCTTTCATAGACGAAAATAGAATAGGGGTAACAGGTGGTTCTTATGGTGGTTATATGACCAACTGGGTAATTGGACATACTGATAGGTTCAAGGCTGCCGTTTCTCAAAGAAGTATAGCAAATTGGATTTCCAAGTTTGGCACTACCGATATCGGTTACTATTTCGTTGAAGATCAACAAGCAGCCACTCCCTGGAGTGATTATGAAAAGTTATGGTTCCACTCACCTATGAAATACGCAGATAACGTTAAAACTCCAACTCTTTTTATACATTCGGAAGAAGATTACCGTTGTTGGTTGGCTGAAGGATTGCAGATGTTCACTTCACTCAAATACAATGGCGTGGAATCAAAATTGGTTATGTTCAGAGGAGAAAATCATGAGTTGAGCAGAAGTGGAAAACCAAAACATCGAGTAAGAAGATTAAAAGAGATTACCGCGTGGTTTGACAATTATTTAAAATAG